The DNA window GAGAGCGCCGAAACCCGCGTGACCTTTACCAGCCGCCGGTGATCTACTCGGTCAGCAGCCGGTGAAAGCGGCCCATCCAGTACGGCAGCAGGAAATACGCGCCGTCGTCTTCGCTGCGTCCTTCGCGGCTGCTGTCGAGCGAGTACGGGTTGCCGTTCCACTTCGACATCGGGAGCTCGTCGTACGGCAGCACGATCAGCGCCTGCGGACGTTTGAAACGGTCCGACAGCGGATCCATCGGCACGTCCCGCCGGTGCGAGTTCCTGACTGACCACTGAATCAGATCCATCGGAATCTCCCGCAGCGTCCGCAGCGCGGCGTCGCGATCGTATTCAGCCGCGCCGGAGCCCGCGGCGTAGATCACGTTCCACAGCGGGTTGCGTTCGGGCCGCTCGATCTGCCAGCTGCGCTCGAGGCTCTGGCGGTAGACGGCCAGCAGCGCCGGCTCCGTTTCGTAGCGCAGCAGCGGGTAGTACGAGAGAAACGCCAGCTCGTCGTCCGAGTGATTGATGGCTCCGGGGACCATGATCTTCTGGTTGCGCGTCAGCCAGTGGTACCGGTGCCGGTCGATGAGATCCCGGTATGCGGCCGTGAAGCGCCCGCGCGCCGCGTCCCCGGCGGCCATGTGAATCGCCACCTTCAAGTGCGACAGGATGTGCAGCGCCCGCAGGCCGGTCTCGTCCGGATCCTCCCAGATCGCGTCCGGTCCCCACCATCCCCATCGCGTGCGTCCGCGCGGCCCGACCAGTTGAAAGTCGTGATCGAGGATGTGCGTGGTCATCCGCTCGATCGCGCCACGCAGTGCGGGTTTCTCCTCTTCGGCCGCGACCAGGTCGTAATAGATCGGGTACGCGAAGTAGTGGCCGACGATCTCGTCCGAGCTGGTGTCCCCTTTCCAGCGCCACTGGCGATCCGCCGTGTCATGCCATTCGCCGTCAGCGGGCTGCAGGTCGGTTCCGGGCTTGATGAACGAGCGCGCCGGAAACCCCGGAATGCCGGTGATGGACTCGAGCCGCAGCAGCGCGGCCATTCCCTGCCGGGCATTGGCACGCGCGTCGGCCCGGCCCGTCACCTTGTAGCGGAACGACTCGGCCGCAACGTACATCGCGGTCCACAGCCCGTCGTTGTCGCTCGACACCATCTGATTCGACGACAGGTCGCCGGGCACCTGCAGACGGGAGTCCGCTGTCAGTCCCCAGCGGACGTGACGCGCCTGCACCCGCTCGACGAACCTGCGGGACTTCTCCTCGAGCGTCATCGGGACGTACGCGATGCGCGCGTAGCCGGCGCGGGTCTCGATCCAGGCGGCATCCCCGTCGAACCCGATGCCGGTGACGTGATCGTCTGGAAGCCATCGCTTGCCGGCAAAGTACTCGCGCGAGCGCAGGTCACGATCCAGGCGGACGGCTCCCTCGCGCATGCCGATCCAGACATGTCCTGACGGCGCTGCCGCCATGACGGTCACCTCGGCGTGCGGAAGCGCGGTGAACGCCTTGTGAACGGCGGCCTCCGGCGCCGGGTCGATGCCGCGGTGAATCCGGACGCGTCCCGATGTGTCGCGGGCGAACTCGGCGGCTGTGTGGAACGAGCGGACCTTCTGACGGAAGCTGCCCGACGATGTGTCCTGCGCCGCGATCGCGAGCACGGCGCAGAGCGTTGTGACGAATCGCATTCAGTTCACTCCCGAGGCGGAGACGTCCTGTGCCTCACGCTGCCGCCGGCGTCCGGCGGTCCTGGCGAACGGAAAGTACACCAGCATCGCGATCCCGATCGACGCCGCACCCCACACCGCCGCCCGCCAGTCGCCGCCCGACACGAGATAGTGGCCGATGATCGGCGGCGTGGTCCATGGGACGTTGACCACGGGACGCTGGATGACATGCCAGTGCATCAGCAGGTAACTGCCGGCGGTCAATACCAGCGCGTTGAGAACGTAGGGCACCATGAACACCGGGTTCAGGACGATCGGCAGCCCGAAGAAGATGGGTTCGTTGATCTGGAAGATCTGCGTCGGCAGCGAAAGCCGGCTGACCTTGCGGAAGCCGGCGTCACGCGACCGCCACAGCACGAGCGCCAGCGCAATCGTCGCGCCGGTCCCGCCGACGTTGACGAACGTCGTGAAGAATCCGTACGCGGTCACGTATGGCACCGGCTCGCCGGCGGTCACCGCCGCGACGTTCGCGGCGAGGTACTGCAGAAAGACCGGCGCCACGATCGCATCGAGCGTGTTGTCGCCGTTGATGCCGACCGACCAGAGCAGCGTGACCAGCAGCGCGTAAACGAGGATTCCGGGCAGCGTGTTCAGCGCGAACACCATCGGGGCGAACACCGCCTGGACCGCGGCATTCACGTCGAACCCGAGGACGAAGCGCAGCAGCCAGAACGACACCATGAGGAAGAGGAGCGGCGTCAGAGACAGAAACGATTCGTAGACCGCGGCCGGCACGCTCTCGGGAAGGCGGATCACCAGGCGCCGCTCGGTGAAGAACTTCTGTACGCGCACCGCCACGAGCGCCGTCAGGATCGCCGTGAAC is part of the Vicinamibacterales bacterium genome and encodes:
- a CDS encoding PTS transporter subunit EIIC, with product MTASATRLLAAFGENTYLAAIRAGMVAIVPLTIVGGVFLIAAHPPFGWESRIAAYAPLLQIPVTATFGLLGLFACVAVAYDLGRRLGLEAIVSATTATAAFLLLQVDPASGTLRMEALGSNGLFTAILTALVAVRVQKFFTERRLVIRLPESVPAAVYESFLSLTPLLFLMVSFWLLRFVLGFDVNAAVQAVFAPMVFALNTLPGILVYALLVTLLWSVGINGDNTLDAIVAPVFLQYLAANVAAVTAGEPVPYVTAYGFFTTFVNVGGTGATIALALVLWRSRDAGFRKVSRLSLPTQIFQINEPIFFGLPIVLNPVFMVPYVLNALVLTAGSYLLMHWHVIQRPVVNVPWTTPPIIGHYLVSGGDWRAAVWGAASIGIAMLVYFPFARTAGRRRQREAQDVSASGVN